In Salvelinus namaycush isolate Seneca chromosome 15, SaNama_1.0, whole genome shotgun sequence, a genomic segment contains:
- the LOC120060105 gene encoding protein numb homolog: MNKLRQSFRRKKDVYVPESSRPHQWQTDEEAVRSGKCSFAVKYLGHVEVEESRGMHICEGAVKRLKTSLEVQTLPPVS; this comes from the exons ATGAATAAGCTACGGCAGAGTTTCCGGCGGAAGAAAGACGTGTACGTTCCTGAGTCCAGCCGACCGCACCAGTGGCAGACGGACGAGGAGGCGGTCCGCAGCGGAAAGTGCAGCTTCGCAGTCAAG taCCTGGGCCATGTAGAGGTGGAGGAGTCCAGAGGAATGCATATCTGTGAGGGCGCAGTGAAGCGTCTCAAGACG TCTCTAGAGGTCCAGACCCTCCCTCCAGTATCCTGA